The segment CCGCGTCATCGTCATGCCCTATACCAATTGCGGCGAGTGTACCTCCTGCCGCAAGGGCCGGCTCAATGCCTGCCGTTACAACAAGACGCTCGGTGTTCAGCAAGATGGCGGTCTGGCCGAGGAGATCGTGCTACCGGCTGAAAAGCTGATCCTCAACGATACGCTGCCGCCACGCCATCTGGCCCTGGTCGAGCCGTTATCGGTCGGCTTTCATGCGGTCGAACGCGGGCGTGTCGCGAAAGGTGACCGCGTCATCGTGCTTGGCTGCGGCATGATCGGCATGGGCGTCCTGATCGCCGCCGTTGCCCGCGGCGCCGAGGTCATCGCCGTCGATCTCAGCGAGGAGAAACGCGCGCTCGCCCGGCAATTCGGCGCCGTCGAGGCGATCGATGCCGGCAGCGAGGATGTCGCCGCCAAGGTTAGCGAACTGACAGGCGATGACGGCGTGGACGTTGCTTTCGAGGCCGTCGGCCTGCCCGCGACCTTCACCCAGGCCATCGATCTCGCCTGCTTCGGCGGCCGCGTCGTCTATGTCGGCTATTCCAAGGCGCCGGTCACCTACCAGACGCAATTCTTCAACCTGAAGGAACTCGACATCATGGGTTCCCGCAATGCCCTGATGCGCGATTTTCAAAACGTCATCAGCCACCTCGAGAAGATCGGCGACAAAGCCGACGCGCTGATCTCGAAGGTCTTTCCTTTTGAAGAGGCTGAAAATGCGCTCCCCTATTGGGACAGTCACCGCAATGCACTGAAGATCGTGATTGAGCGCGGCGGCTAATCTATCTATCCGGGCCAAACTCCCATTTGAAAACTCCGCTATCAATGATTAATATGCAATCATTGATGACTGGAGAAGTCCCTTGGCCAGCATGACGATTCGCAATCTCGATGATCATCTGAAGACGCGACTGCGTGTTCGCGCGGCTGCACATGGGCGATCGATGGAAGATGAGGCACGCGATATCTTGCGAGCCGCATTGTCGACCGAGGAAAAACGGCAGCCTAATTTGGCCGAGACAATTCGTCGTCGTATGGCTGCCACCGGTGGCGTCGTATTGGAGATCGCGCCACGTGAACCGATTCGACCGGTCGACCTTGACCCATGATCATTCTCGACACCAATGTCATTTCCGAACTATTGGCGCCATTGCCTTCGCCAGCCGTTGAAGCGTGGCTTGCCTCCCAGCCTCCCCTATCGGTTTTTACGACGGCAACGACACAAGCGGAAATCCTTTACGGCCTCAGGCTGTTGCCCGCCGGCCGACGTCGCAGCCAATTGGAGGCTGCCATTCTACCAATATTCGAAGAGGATTTTGCCGGACGAATTCTGCCGTTCGACAGCGAAGCAGCGGACGTTTACTCTGTGATTGCAGCATCGCGTCGTCAGGCCGGCAAGCCAATCAGCCAGTTCGATGCTCAGATCGCAGCAATCGCCGCATCCCGTGGGGCAGCACTTGCAACCCACAACGTGCCGGATTTTTTGGACACCGGAATTGCGATCGTCAATCCGTGGGACCACCGCGACTGATTCGCTTGCCGCCCCCACTCAGGCCGATGTCGAGGATATCGGCGTCTGTACTTGCTTCTTCGTCGACCATCTGCTGTGCAGCTTGGCCAGCATCAGATAGATGATCGGCGTCGTGTAGAGCGTCAGCACCTGCGAGACGATCAGGCCGCCGACGATGGTGATGCCGAGGGGGCGGCGGAGTTCCGCGCCGGGGCCGGTGGCGATGATCAGCGGAATGGCGCCCATCAGGGCGGCGAGCGTGGTCATCAGGATCGGGCGGAAGCGTTTCATGCAGGCTTCATAGATCGCCTCTTCCGATGGCAGACCGAGCATGCGTTCGCCCTGCAGCGCGAAATCCACCATCATGATGCCGTTCTTCTTGACGATGCCGATCAGGAGAATGATGCCGATGAAGGCAATGATCGTCAGTTCCGTGCCGCTGATGACCAGCGCAAGCAGCGCGCCGAGACCGGCTGACGGCAATGTCGAGATGATCGTCAGCGGATGCGCCAGGCTCTCGTAGAGGATTCCGAGCACGATATAGACCGTCAGGAGCGCTGCCAGGAGCAACAGAGGCTGGCTGCTCGTCGATTGCGTGATGCTGGCCGCATCCCCGGCAAAATCCGCATGCAGCGTATCCGGCAGGTGCATTTGCAACACCGCCTGCTGAATGGCATCGTTTGCTGCTTCCAGCTTCGTATTGAGCGCCAGATTGTAGGAGATGGTCACAGAGGGATATTGCCCTTGGTGATTGACCACCAGCGGCGCCAGGGTCCGATCGATAGACGCCACGGCACTGAGCGGAATCTGGATGCCGCCCGACGCCGGCACATAGAGCTTGGAGATATCGTTGGGATCGCGGGCATAGCTGGGATCGGCCTCCAGCACGACACGATATTGATTGCGCTGGGTATAGATCGTCGAAACCTGCCGCTGCGCAAAAGCATTGTTGAGCGCCGCGTCGATCGACTGGATGCTGACGCCGAGCCGAGAGGCTTCACTGCGGTTGATATTGACCGTCGCCTGCAAGCCGTTCGGCTGCCGGTCGGTGGCGACGTCGGTCAGGCCCGGCAGCGTCTGCATGCGCGCGAGCACTTTAGGCGCCCAATCCACCAGCTCGTCGTAGTTCGCGCCCCAAAGCGTAAACTGATATTGCGACTGCGATTGGCGCCCGCCGGCGCGGATATCGCCCGGCGAAAACAGGAAGGTGCTGAGACCGGGAATGGCCATCAGTTGCTTGCGCAGCCGGTCTATCACCTCCGCGGTGGAAACACGTTCCGATTCCGGCTTCAGAGAAATGAACAATTGCCCGCGATTGATCGAGCTGGAAAAATTACCGCCGCCGACGGACGAGCCGACACCGGAGACGGCGGGATCCTTGGCAACCATATCGGCCGCCTGCTGCTGCAGCTTGACCATGGCGGGATAGGAAATATCCGTCGCCGCCTGCGTGCCGCCCTGGATGAAGCCCGTATCATCCTGCGGAATGAAGCCCTTCGGCACCTTGATGTAGAGATAGCCGGACATGATGACGCAAGCGAGAATCACGAGGACGGAGAGCACGCGATGGTGCAGCACCGCCTTCAGCGTCCGGCCGTAGAAATCGATGATTGCGCCGAGCGTCCCTTCGACGATCCGGCCGAATAAGCCCGGCCGAGCCTCCACGTCGCGCGCCCGCAGCCGATGGCCGCAAATCATCGGCGTCAGCGTCAAGGACACCAGGGTCGAGACGACGATGGTGAAGCCGAGCGTCAGCGAGAAAGTCTGGAAGAAGCGGCCGACGATGCCGCCCATGAAGAACAGGGGAATGAAGGCGGCAAGCAACGAGAGGCTGATCGAAACGACCGTAAAGCCGATCTGTTTTGCGCCTTCGATTGCAGCCCGCATCGGCTTCATGCCGGTTTCGAGATTGGCATAGATGTTCTCGATCATTACGATGGCATCGTCGACGACGAAGCCGACGGAAACGGCGAGCGCCATCAGCGATAGATTGTCGATCGACAGCCCGAAGAGCCACATGGCAGCAAAGGTACCACAGAGCGACAACGGCACGGTGACCCCGGCCGCGAAGGTGGTTGTGGCACGTCGCAGAAAGACGAAGACCACGGCCATGACCAGGCAAATCGTGGCAAGCAGCGTCCATTGCATATCGGTGACGCTGGCATGGATCGTCGTGGTGCGATCCGAGAGAACCGCGATGTGGACGCCGGACGGGATCAGGCGCTGCAGTTCCGGGATCAACGCCTTCACGCCATCGACAGTGGCGATGACATTGGCGTCCGCTGCTCTGGTGATGTTGAGTAGCACCGACGGCTTGCCGTCATACCAGGCATCCGAGCGGCTGTTGCGGACACCAGGCTCGACGGTGGCGATATCGGAAAGGCGTACGGCCGTGCCATCGCCGCCGTGCACGATGATCCGGCCATAATCCTCAGGGGTCCGCAGTTGACCATTCATGGAAATGGAGAAGGCGGCGCTGTTGCCGTCGATCGAGCCGATAGGACCGAGCACATTGGCATTGACGATCGCTGTGCGGATGCTGTCCAGCGACAGGCCCATGGCGGAGAGCCTGTCGGGATCGAGCCTGACGCGCACGGCCGGCTGGTCGGCGCCGCTGACGGTGACGCCGCCGACGCCGTCCACCTGCGAGATGCGCTGCACGACGACGGTATCGGCCGCGTCGTAGATGGCGCTCGGCGATACATTGTCCGATGTCAGCGCCAGGATCAGCACCGGCGCCGCCGCCGGGTTGATCTTGCGGAAGGAGGGCAAGGTCGGCAGATCGCCGGGCAGATCGGTTGCGGCCGCGTTCAGCGCTGCCTGCACGTCCTGCGCCGCGCCGTCGACACTGCGCGACAGATCGAACTGCGCGATGATGCTGCTCGATCCGAGCGAGCTGACCGAGGTCAACTGCGTGATGCCGGCGATGGTGCCGAGATGCCGCTCAAGAGGGGCTGCGACGCTTGCCGCCATGCTGGCTGGATCGGCGCCGGGGCGGCTGGCGGAAACGACGATCGTTGGCAGATCGACGGTCGGCAGGCTCGCCACCGGCAGGAAGCGGTAGGACACGATGCCGAGGATCATCAACCCGATCGCCAGAAGCGTCGTCCCGACAGGACGTTTGATGAACGGCTCTGAGAGGCTCATGTCCCGCTACCCACGACTTCGTCCAGTTCCGGAGCCGGCGTGCCGGTCGGCCGTCCGACGATCCGGGCTCGCAGGCTTTCGAAAGCGAGATAGATCACCGGCGTCGTATAGAGCGTCAGAAGCTGGGACAGTACCAGGCCGCCGATGATGGTGATGCCGAGCGGGATGCGCAGCTCCGCTCCAGTGCCCTGCGCCAACGCCAGTGGCAGCGCACCGAAGAGGGCGGCGAGCGTCGTCATCATGATCGGACGGAAACGCAGGATCGAGGCTTTCAGGATCGCCTCGCGCGGCGCCAGCCCCTCCTTGCGCTCGGCCTCCAGCGCGAAGTCGATCATCATGATCGCGTTCTTCTTGACGATGCCCATCAGCAGCACGATGCCGATGAGCGCGATGATCGACAGGTCCTGTCCGAACAGCATCAGTGCCAGCAGCGCGCCGACACCTGCCGACGGCAGGGTCGACAGGATCGTCACCGGATGCACGGCGCTCTCGTAAAGCAGGCCGAGGACGATATAAATCGTCACGACAGCCGCCAGAATCAGCCACGGCTCGCCGGCAAGCGACGAGGCGAATTCCTCGGCATCGCCGGAATAATTGCGCTGAATCGAACTTGGCATGCCGATATCGCGCTCCGCCGCCTGGATCTCGGTGACGGCCTCACTGAGGGACGCGCCCTTGGCGAGATCGAAACTGAGAGTCACGGCCGGAAACTGCTCGTCATGACTGATGACCAAGGGCGCCGTCATGAACGACGCCGTCGTAAAGGCGTTGAGCGGCACCTGCGTGTCGCCGGCGCCTGCCACATAGAGCTTGTCGAGCGATTTAGGGTCCGACTGATATTGCGGTGCAGCCTCGAGGATGACGCGATACTGATTGGCCTGACCATAAATGGTGGCGATTTGGCGCTGGCCGAAAGCATCGTTCAGCGTGTCGCTGACGGCCTGCATTGAGACACCCAGTCGCGAGGCGGTTTCGCGGTCGACATTGACGAAGATGCGGCCGCCACCCATCTCGACCTCGGAGCCGACATCGATCAGCTTCGGGCTCTGCTGCAGCCGCTGCGCCAGTTTCTCCGCCCAATCCACCACGGTCGCGGTATCCGTGCCGGTCAGCGTGTATTGATAGGGCGCGCGGCTGACGCGCGTGCTGATCGAGATGCCGCGCACGCTCTGGAAGGTGACGTGGATGCCGGGCAGATCGGCGACTTCGCCACGCATGCGGTCGATGATGTCCGCCGCCGATGCCGTGCGTTGGCCCCTGGGCTTCAATATGAGGCTGAGATTGCCGGTGTTGGACGTCAGGTTGCTGGCGCTGGTGCCGACGACCGAGACGATACCGGTGACGTCAGGGTCTTTGCGCAGCCGCTCAGCCACAGCTTCCTGCGTCTGCTTCATCGCTTCGAAAGAGGTGGTGGGCTCCGTCTCGACGACGGCGGTGATGAGGCCGGTATCCTGCGGCGGCAGGAAGCCCTTGGGAATGACGATGTACAGCGCGATCGTGGCGGCAAGCGTCACCACCGTGATTAGTAGCATCAACGCACTTCGGTCCACCACCCAGACGAGGCTGCGGCGATAACCCTCGACCAGCCGCCCCATGCCGCGGTCGGTACCCGCCAACAAACCGCGGCGATGCTCCTTCGGCTTGCGCAGAATGCGGGCACACATCATCGGCGTCAAAGTCAGCGAGATCACCGCCGACACCACCACGGCGATGGTCAGCGTCAGCGCGAACTCGCGGAACATGCGCCCGACGATGCCGGTCATGAACAGCAGTGGGATGAAGACGGCGATCAGCGAGAAGGTGAGCGAGATGATGGTGAAGCCGATCTCGCCGGCACCCTTCAGCGCCGCCTGCATCGGGCTCTCGCCCTCCTCGATATGGCGGGCGATATTCTCGATCATCACGATGGCGTCGTCGACGACGAAGCCGGTGCCGATGGTGAGCGCCATCAGCGATAGATTGTCGAGGCTGAAGCCGGCGAACCACATGACGCCGAAGGTCGCGATCAGCGACAGCGGCAAGGCGACGCCGGCGATGAAGGTTGCCGTCACCGTCCGCAGGAACAGGAGGACGACCAGGATAACCAAGCCGATGCTGACGACGAGCGTCCATTGCACGTCATGGATCGAAGCCCGGATCGTCTCGGTGCGGTCGTTGACGATGTCGAGCGAGATACCGGCCGGCAGCGCCTGTTTGAGCCGCGGAAGCTGCTTCTGCACGCCCTCGACCGTCTGAATGACATTGGCGCCCGGCTGGCGCATGATGTCGAGGATGACAGCCGGCTGGCCCTGATACCAGGCGCCCACACGGTTGTTCTCCAGCCCCTCGACGACGGTGGCGACGTCCTTCAACTGTACCGGCGCATTGTTGCGATAGGCGACGATGACGGATTTGTAGATGTTGGGATCGACGATCTGGTCGTTGGCGGCAAGCGTGAAGCTCTGCTGAGTGCCGTCGAGCGCCCCTTTGGCGCCGGCAACGCTGGCATTGGTAATCGCGGTGCGCAGATCCTCCAGTGCCAGGCCATAGGAGGCAAGCCGCGGAAGGTCGGCCTGGATGCGGATCGCCGGCTTGACGCCGCCCTGAATGTTGACATCGCCGACCCCTGTGACTTCGCTCAGCCGCTGCGCCATCATCGTATCGGCGAAATCGCTGAGTTCGCGGATCGAATAGCTGTTGGAGCGCAATGCCAGCGTGACGATCGGCGTATCGGCCGGGTTCACCTTCGAGTAGGTCGGCGGATAGGGCAGCGTGCGCGGCAATGTCGAACCGGCCGCATTGATCGCCGCCTGAACGTCCTGGGCCGCACCGTCGATATCACGGCCGAGATCGAACTGCAGGGTGATCTGGCTGATGCCGAAGGCGCTCGACGATGTCATCGACGCCAGCGATGGGATCTGCCCGAGCGGCCTCTCCAGCGGCGCGGTCACCAATGCCGCCATCGTATCGGGATCGGCGCCCGGCAATTGCGTCGTCACCCGGATCGTCGGAAAATCCACCTGCGGCAGCGGCGCCACCGGCAGGAAGAGATAGCCTAGAATGCCGCCCAGCAGCACCGCGACCCCGAGAAGCGAGGTGGCGACCGGCCTGGAGATGAAGAGCGACGAGACGTTCATTGCTGTTGCGTCGACGTAGCGGGTGGATTGGTGGAAGCTGCATCGCCCCCGCCGGTATTGGCGTTGGAATTGGCGTCATTGCCGCGGGCACCATCCGCATTCTGCCTGCGGTGACCGCCGTTGCCGCCCCCACTACCGCCTTGGCCATTGTGCTGGCGATGCGGCCGCTGGCCATCGCTGGCCGCATTGCCATTAGGTTGAGCTTGATTGGGTTGAGCTCCGTTTTCGGCAACCGGCTGCCCATCAACCACGGGCGGCGTTGCCGCCGGCGCGGTTGCGCCGGCGCCTGCGGAAACCTGCACTTTCGAACCGTCCTGCAGCCGCGCAAAGCCCGTCGTCACCACCTTGTCGCCGGGCACTATGCCATCCGCGATGACAGCTTGCACATCATCCTGCTGACGCACCGTGACCGGCTTCATGGCAACGGTTTGATCCTGCCGGACGATATAGACGAAGGTACCGTTCGGCCCACGCTGCACGGCGGCCGTCGGAATGACCGTCACGCCCTTCAGCGTCTCGACCAGCAGGCGCGCGTTGACGAAAGCGCCGGGCCACAGCGCCAGCTTGTCGTTCGGGAAATTGGCCTTCAGCCTCACAGTGCCTGTGGTCGGATCGACCTGATTGTCGACCACCGCCAGCGTGCCGTTGTCGATCACCGTCTGACCGTTGCTTGCGATCGCCTGGACGAAAAGTGTCCCCGTCGCGCTCGCTGCGTTAACGCGAGCAAGCTGCTGCTGCGGGATGGAGAACAGGACAGAAATCGGCTTGATCTGCGACAGCGTCACGATGCCCGTCGCGTCCGACGCGCTGACGAGATTGCCGACATCGACATTGCGGATGCCGGTGCGCCCGTCGATCGGTGCCTTGATCGTCGTATAGTCGAGCGTCGCCTGCGCGCTTTCAATAGCTGCCTGATCGGACTGGATCGCCGCGGTATATTGCGCCACCTGGGATGTCGCGGTATCGACCTGCTGCTGGGTGCCGGAAGCGGTCGCCACCATGCGCTGAAAGCGCTCGAGATCGCGTTTCGCTCCGGCCAGCAACGCCTCGTCCTGCGCCTTCTTGCCAACGGCCTGATCGAGCTGAGCCTTGTAAACGGCGTCGTCGATGCGGGCGATGAGGTCGCCCTTCTTGATGTCCTGGCCTTCCTCGAAACCGATTTCGACGATCTTGCCACTGACCTGGGCGCGCACTGTCACCGTGTTCAGCGCCTTCACCGAGCCGACGCCGTCAATGTAGACCGGCACGTCGGTCGATTTCGCATCCGCCGCCAGCACCGGAACCGGGCCGGTGAATTGCGAAAGGCTGCCGCGCCGCCGTCCGCCGCCGCCTTGACCAAAACCTTGCCCCTGATTGCCACGGCGTTCACCTTGGGCCTGCTCACCGGGCGCGGCCGCGCTCTGATAGCCGAGCAGACGTTCGGCGCTGCCAAGCCAGCGATCACGCGTCACATAGGCGCCATAGGCCACGGCGCCAATCACTGCTAGCGACATCAGGACCCGAAATGTCCGAGCCATCAACATACCTTCCTTCACAGCTCCGGCTTCAATGATCTGCCAGTGCGATACAGGCGCGACTTTAGCTTGCAGCTCGCCGTTAAGGAATTTGGTATGGCCATTAAATTTTGTCCATTTTTGTGTGGCTTAGCGCAACAAACTGTTACATTGGACGAAAACCAGGGTTGTGGTTGTAAGTAAGGAAGCGGCAAAACACGTCCTCGCTGTCTTACAAACTCTGGGCAAAGCTTATGGTTCGAGCCGGCGCTCTTTCCGCCAGAGCTTCGCCGCCGGTGCCTTTCGCCAGAGGTGTGAGTGCCGATAAATGGGGTGTATCAGGCGGGCTGATCGTCCTGCAGCCGACAGGACCGCCGGGACGGGCCTCACAGCCCTTCCAGCAGCTCCAGAAGCCCGCCGTCGCTGTTGCGGCGGCCAATGACTGACAGCCCTACCGGTCCGCCATCCATCTTGCCGGCCGGCATGGAAATCTGCGGCAGGCTGGCGTGGCCGGCGATGGAGAGGAGGCCAAGGGCCTGCTGGCGGTAGACTTCGAATATCTCCCGCGATGAATCCTTGTAGGGAGCGGGGCCAGGGGCGGTCGGGATGATCATCACCAGACCGCCGGCAAGGGCTGCGTCCATGGCTCCGGCAATCTCGCGGCGAGTGGAATCCACCCTAGCAAAGATCTCATCGCTGACGGATCGGGCCGCGGCGAAACGCGAGGCGATATCCGGGCCGAGTTCGGCATCATGTGCCTTGACCCAGCCGCCCAGCGCTTTCCATGCATCATAGCCCTGCCAGAAGCGATAGACCTCGGATCGTTCTTCCGGCCCGACGATCGGCAGCGGATCGGTAACGGTTTTGCCGAACCGCGACGCGATCTTTTCCGCCGCCGGCCGCAGCAAGGCGGCAAGCCCCGGATCGACGCCGGTCCAGATATCGGAAGGCAGCCAGGCGACCGAAAATTCCGCCTTGCCGGCAAGACCGAGCGCACGGCCGACGCGAACCAGTGTTCCGGCATCGCGGGCGAACCAGCCGAGCGTATCGAAACCCGGCCCGAGCGGCACCACGCCGCCCATGTCGATCGCCCCATGACTGGGTCGCATGCCGAAAATGCCGTTGAAGGAGGCCGGCAGCCGCACCGAGCCGCCCGTATCCGTTCCCAGCGCGAAATCCACGAGGCCGGCACCAACAGCCGAAGCCGAACCGGAGGAGGAGCCGCCGGGCACGCGATCGGGCGCAGCACTGTTCAGCGGCGTGCCATAATGCGTGTTGGTGCCCATCAGGCTGTAGGCAAACTCATCCATATGCGTCTTGCCGGCAAGCACCGCTCCCTCGGACAGCAGACGGGCGACGATGGGGGCATGCGCTGCCGCCGGGCCATGCGCACGCCGCCAGACCGGATTGCCATTGCCGGTGATCCGCCCTTCGACATCGATATTGTCCTTGGCGGCAAAGGTCAGCCCGGCCAGCGAGCCGCTATCCACGGCGCGAACCGGCTGCGCGAAAAGCTCGATGAAGGCATTGGCGGTATCGATCAGGGGCATGAGTGCACTTCCGGGAAGATAGGAACACCAGGCTAGCCGCATTCCGCCGCGCGGACAACGGCGCCACCTTCAGATGAGCAATCTAGAGCTCACTGCACTAAAGGATACCCCAGCCGCGATAACGCCCGCGTCCGGTCATCTCGCGCACGCCGAGTTCGGCCACCAGATTGAGCGCACCGCGGGAGGTGACGCCGACATGGCGGGCAACCATGTTAGCGGAGACGATAGGCCGCGAAAGAACGATCTCGATGACGCCAGGCAGGCTGCTGTTCGACCGCCGATTCTTCAGCCGCCCCTCCATCTGTATCTTGGCGAGCGACAGGCGATCGAGCTCCTTCAGACCCGCTTCGGCCGATAGTGCCATGGCTTCGAGAAAAGCGGTCAGCCGCGTCATGCCGTCAGGCGAGCGGCGGCGCTCACGCTGGACGGACTTCAGGCCGGTATTGAGGCAGAAGAGGTGTGACGTGACCTTGCCGCGGCTGCGAAGATAGGCACTGACGAGCAGGCTGCCCAGCCAATGCTGCCGGCGCAGTGGCTCGATCCGCTCCCAGGCATCGAACAGCACGGCAGCACCGAAAGCCGGCGGCAGGAGATCGGCCTGATGGATGATGGCGCGCCAGGTCTCCAGTCGCTCGTTTTCGTCCCAATCCTGATCGCGGATCAGGCCGAGCGGGTCGTCCGCGGTCACGACCTTGGCGTCTGGAATCTTTCCATCCAGCACCTGGCCGGAGCGCGCGATGATGGCATCGATCTCGGCAAAATCCATGCCGAAATCATCCTCGTCATCATCATCCTCTTCTGCGTCCGCCCTCTCGACGGAGATGGGGCGCGCAGTGGCGGTCTCCTCGGCATCGCCGACATCGCCGCGCAGGGCGGCAAGACCGGCCATTCCCAGCCCCCAGTCCGGCTCGGCGCTCCATAGCCGCCGCCGGGCGCGCAGAACGGCATGGGCGATGGTCAACTCATGTGTCGGCGCGCGGGCATCCACATGCGCATCATGCAGCACCAGATCCTCGACATGCACCAGTTCGCCGCCGACCCAGAGCGCGCCGACCGCATCGAAAAAATGTCCGCGCTCGCGAAAACCGTTGCTCACCACATGCCGCAAGACCCGCTCATCCAGCCGCGCCAGCATATCCTCCGCCCTCGTCATCGCGGGCAGAAGCGTCGTCAGCGGCAGGGTGGCAAGATCATATCGCATTGGAATCACATGATTGATTCGATCTAACGGAAGTTAACATCCCTGACGGCGCCGGGATAGGAAGTAGCCTCTTTCAATTGTGGACGGCGCTTACCATTTTTCCCTTGACCTTCCAGTTACAGGAAGGTTCATAAGTTTATCCAAAGTCCGCTTCCGGGCGCTGGAGTTCCCATGGCATTGCACGACGAACACGACCATCATCATCATCACGATGCGCCGCAGGATGCGGTCATCCGCGATCCCGTCTGCGGTATGACTGTCGATCCCAAGGCCGGCAAGCCGTCATTGGATTATCGCGGCCATACTGTCCACTTCTGCAGCGAAGGTTGCCGCAACAAATTCGAAGCAACGCCTGAAAACTATCTGACGGCCAAAGACCCTGTCTGCGGCATGGATGTCGACCGCTCAACCGCACGGCATTTCCTGAAACATGAGGGCGAGAAATTCTATTTCTGCTCCGCAGGCTGCAAGGCAAAGTTCGAGGCCGATCCCACCGCCTATCTCGATGGCAACAGGCCGGCGCCGGCGCCGATGCCGAAAGGCACGCGCTATACCTGCCCGATGCATCCAGAGGTCGTCAGCGACCATCCCGGCGATTGCCCCAAATGCGGCATGGCCCTGGAGCCGATGGGGGTACCGGCCGCCGATGAAGGCCCGAACCCCGAACTTGTCGATTTCACCCGCCGCCTCTGGATCAGCGCCGCGCTGTCGCTGCCGCTGTTGATCCTTGCTATGGGGCCGATGCTCGGCCTGCCCCTGCGCGACCGGATCGGCGAGCCCGCCGCCACGTGGATCGAGCTGGTGCTGGCGACGCCGGTCGTGCTCTGGGCTGCCCTGCCCTTCTTCCGCCGCGCGTGGAATTCGGTTCTCAACCGCAGCCCCAACATGTGGACCCTGATCGGCCTCGGCGTCGGCACGGCCTATCTCTACAGCCTCGCGGCAACGCTGGCGCCTGGAATTTTCCCGATGAGCTTTCGCGGCCATGGCGAGGCTGTGCCTGTCTATTTCGAGGCAGCATCGGTCATCGTCGCCCTGGTCTTCGTCGGCCAGGTGCTGGAGCTGAAGGCGCGCGAGCGCACCGGCTCGGCAATCCGCGCGCTGCTCGACCTCGCGCCCAA is part of the Rhizobium sp. CB3090 genome and harbors:
- a CDS encoding zinc-binding alcohol dehydrogenase family protein codes for the protein MIRALMIEAENVTCFHDVAEAPLGAGQVRVGVRHIGLCGSDLNTFKGLNPLVKLPRIPGHEIGGEILAVGPGVDPAYAPGRRVIVMPYTNCGECTSCRKGRLNACRYNKTLGVQQDGGLAEEIVLPAEKLILNDTLPPRHLALVEPLSVGFHAVERGRVAKGDRVIVLGCGMIGMGVLIAAVARGAEVIAVDLSEEKRALARQFGAVEAIDAGSEDVAAKVSELTGDDGVDVAFEAVGLPATFTQAIDLACFGGRVVYVGYSKAPVTYQTQFFNLKELDIMGSRNALMRDFQNVISHLEKIGDKADALISKVFPFEEAENALPYWDSHRNALKIVIERGG
- a CDS encoding plasmid stabilization protein gives rise to the protein MASMTIRNLDDHLKTRLRVRAAAHGRSMEDEARDILRAALSTEEKRQPNLAETIRRRMAATGGVVLEIAPREPIRPVDLDP
- a CDS encoding type II toxin-antitoxin system VapC family toxin, whose protein sequence is MIILDTNVISELLAPLPSPAVEAWLASQPPLSVFTTATTQAEILYGLRLLPAGRRRSQLEAAILPIFEEDFAGRILPFDSEAADVYSVIAASRRQAGKPISQFDAQIAAIAASRGAALATHNVPDFLDTGIAIVNPWDHRD
- a CDS encoding efflux RND transporter permease subunit is translated as MSLSEPFIKRPVGTTLLAIGLMILGIVSYRFLPVASLPTVDLPTIVVSASRPGADPASMAASVAAPLERHLGTIAGITQLTSVSSLGSSSIIAQFDLSRSVDGAAQDVQAALNAAATDLPGDLPTLPSFRKINPAAAPVLILALTSDNVSPSAIYDAADTVVVQRISQVDGVGGVTVSGADQPAVRVRLDPDRLSAMGLSLDSIRTAIVNANVLGPIGSIDGNSAAFSISMNGQLRTPEDYGRIIVHGGDGTAVRLSDIATVEPGVRNSRSDAWYDGKPSVLLNITRAADANVIATVDGVKALIPELQRLIPSGVHIAVLSDRTTTIHASVTDMQWTLLATICLVMAVVFVFLRRATTTFAAGVTVPLSLCGTFAAMWLFGLSIDNLSLMALAVSVGFVVDDAIVMIENIYANLETGMKPMRAAIEGAKQIGFTVVSISLSLLAAFIPLFFMGGIVGRFFQTFSLTLGFTIVVSTLVSLTLTPMICGHRLRARDVEARPGLFGRIVEGTLGAIIDFYGRTLKAVLHHRVLSVLVILACVIMSGYLYIKVPKGFIPQDDTGFIQGGTQAATDISYPAMVKLQQQAADMVAKDPAVSGVGSSVGGGNFSSSINRGQLFISLKPESERVSTAEVIDRLRKQLMAIPGLSTFLFSPGDIRAGGRQSQSQYQFTLWGANYDELVDWAPKVLARMQTLPGLTDVATDRQPNGLQATVNINRSEASRLGVSIQSIDAALNNAFAQRQVSTIYTQRNQYRVVLEADPSYARDPNDISKLYVPASGGIQIPLSAVASIDRTLAPLVVNHQGQYPSVTISYNLALNTKLEAANDAIQQAVLQMHLPDTLHADFAGDAASITQSTSSQPLLLLAALLTVYIVLGILYESLAHPLTIISTLPSAGLGALLALVISGTELTIIAFIGIILLIGIVKKNGIMMVDFALQGERMLGLPSEEAIYEACMKRFRPILMTTLAALMGAIPLIIATGPGAELRRPLGITIVGGLIVSQVLTLYTTPIIYLMLAKLHSRWSTKKQVQTPISSTSA
- a CDS encoding efflux RND transporter permease subunit, which translates into the protein MNVSSLFISRPVATSLLGVAVLLGGILGYLFLPVAPLPQVDFPTIRVTTQLPGADPDTMAALVTAPLERPLGQIPSLASMTSSSAFGISQITLQFDLGRDIDGAAQDVQAAINAAGSTLPRTLPYPPTYSKVNPADTPIVTLALRSNSYSIRELSDFADTMMAQRLSEVTGVGDVNIQGGVKPAIRIQADLPRLASYGLALEDLRTAITNASVAGAKGALDGTQQSFTLAANDQIVDPNIYKSVIVAYRNNAPVQLKDVATVVEGLENNRVGAWYQGQPAVILDIMRQPGANVIQTVEGVQKQLPRLKQALPAGISLDIVNDRTETIRASIHDVQWTLVVSIGLVILVVLLFLRTVTATFIAGVALPLSLIATFGVMWFAGFSLDNLSLMALTIGTGFVVDDAIVMIENIARHIEEGESPMQAALKGAGEIGFTIISLTFSLIAVFIPLLFMTGIVGRMFREFALTLTIAVVVSAVISLTLTPMMCARILRKPKEHRRGLLAGTDRGMGRLVEGYRRSLVWVVDRSALMLLITVVTLAATIALYIVIPKGFLPPQDTGLITAVVETEPTTSFEAMKQTQEAVAERLRKDPDVTGIVSVVGTSASNLTSNTGNLSLILKPRGQRTASAADIIDRMRGEVADLPGIHVTFQSVRGISISTRVSRAPYQYTLTGTDTATVVDWAEKLAQRLQQSPKLIDVGSEVEMGGGRIFVNVDRETASRLGVSMQAVSDTLNDAFGQRQIATIYGQANQYRVILEAAPQYQSDPKSLDKLYVAGAGDTQVPLNAFTTASFMTAPLVISHDEQFPAVTLSFDLAKGASLSEAVTEIQAAERDIGMPSSIQRNYSGDAEEFASSLAGEPWLILAAVVTIYIVLGLLYESAVHPVTILSTLPSAGVGALLALMLFGQDLSIIALIGIVLLMGIVKKNAIMMIDFALEAERKEGLAPREAILKASILRFRPIMMTTLAALFGALPLALAQGTGAELRIPLGITIIGGLVLSQLLTLYTTPVIYLAFESLRARIVGRPTGTPAPELDEVVGSGT